One region of Halomonas huangheensis genomic DNA includes:
- a CDS encoding flagellar protein FlhE → MTLTAGCRWLLMVLLSAGALSTATPIFAAPGSWVAAAPRLTVASRQLDQSSALLTPPSGHTNGVIDSISWQYRVAPGADLEARLCLQQRCLRLDTARGSSRHFTGLPASGPLEFRFRLADDQSPVVVDAMQLIVNHR, encoded by the coding sequence GTGCTGCTGAGTGCAGGGGCACTGAGCACTGCCACCCCCATTTTCGCCGCACCGGGCTCGTGGGTGGCTGCCGCCCCACGCCTCACCGTGGCCTCCCGTCAGTTGGACCAGAGCTCGGCGCTACTGACACCTCCCAGCGGCCATACCAATGGAGTCATCGACAGCATCAGCTGGCAATACCGCGTAGCGCCTGGTGCGGATCTGGAAGCACGACTGTGCCTGCAGCAACGCTGTCTGCGCCTCGATACGGCGCGTGGTAGCAGCCGCCATTTCACGGGATTGCCAGCCAGCGGCCCCCTTGAGTTTCGTTTTCGACTCGCCGATGACCAGTCTCCGGTCGTCGTCGATGCGATGCAGCTGATCGTCAATCATCGCTGA
- a CDS encoding RNA polymerase sigma factor FliA, whose translation MYTAQGKMQQQSQIEAYLPMVRRHALALQVRLPAGVDTDDLIQAGVVGLIEALGRYDASQGTQLTTFASQRVRGAMLDELRSRDWLPRSVRRQSRAVDEATRELQQQLGRAPEEHEIAAALDMDLSTYRRLLGDINNGLLMPFEELLADGGEHHFSEQVSATPLAELISDERRGALVDAIAELPEREKLLMALYYQEELNLKEIGAVLGVSESRVCQLHSQAVSRLRGWLAGH comes from the coding sequence ATGTACACAGCACAAGGCAAGATGCAGCAACAGTCTCAAATCGAGGCTTACCTACCCATGGTCCGGCGCCATGCGTTGGCCTTGCAGGTACGGCTACCGGCCGGTGTTGATACCGACGATCTGATCCAGGCCGGTGTGGTCGGGTTGATTGAGGCACTGGGGCGCTACGATGCCAGCCAGGGAACACAGCTGACGACCTTCGCCAGTCAACGCGTGCGCGGTGCCATGCTCGATGAACTGCGCAGTCGCGATTGGCTGCCACGCAGCGTGCGCCGTCAGTCGCGCGCTGTGGATGAGGCTACTCGTGAACTCCAGCAGCAACTGGGCCGCGCCCCGGAAGAACATGAAATCGCGGCGGCATTGGACATGGACCTGAGCACCTACCGCCGCCTGCTGGGTGACATCAACAATGGGCTGTTGATGCCCTTTGAGGAATTGCTGGCTGACGGCGGTGAACACCACTTTTCAGAACAGGTCAGTGCCACCCCGCTCGCGGAGTTGATCAGTGACGAGCGTCGTGGGGCGCTGGTTGATGCCATCGCCGAACTTCCCGAGCGCGAAAAGCTGCTGATGGCGCTCTATTACCAGGAAGAGCTCAACCTCAAGGAGATCGGTGCAGTGCTGGGCGTCAGTGAATCACGCGTCTGTCAGCTGCACAGTCAGGCGGTCAGCCGCCTACGCGGCTGGCTGGCCGGTCATTGA
- a CDS encoding type II toxin-antitoxin system ParD family antitoxin — MISAELGKSLEAYIQQLVETGRYGSKSEVLREGIRLVQDREARLAALDASIARGLTDIEDGRVAPADDVFKRLEDKYRTMAKKPQ, encoded by the coding sequence ATGATCAGCGCAGAACTGGGCAAATCATTGGAAGCCTATATCCAGCAGTTGGTAGAAACAGGCCGCTATGGCTCGAAAAGCGAGGTGCTGCGCGAAGGGATCAGGTTGGTTCAGGACAGAGAAGCACGCCTTGCTGCTCTTGATGCGTCCATTGCTCGAGGGCTCACTGATATCGAGGACGGCCGTGTCGCCCCTGCGGATGACGTGTTCAAGCGCCTGGAAGACAAATATCGAACGATGGCCAAAAAGCCTCAATGA
- a CDS encoding type II toxin-antitoxin system RelE/ParE family toxin — protein sequence MIAYLTAEAESDLEQLGDYIAQDNPSRALSFVLELHDKCLSLADAPLGFPLVARFEHHGIRRRPHGNYLIFYRIDAERVNVVHILHGSMEYTHLLFEE from the coding sequence ATGATTGCCTACCTCACTGCCGAGGCAGAAAGCGATCTGGAACAGCTCGGTGACTACATCGCACAAGACAACCCAAGTCGAGCATTGTCGTTCGTGCTCGAGTTACACGACAAGTGCCTGAGCCTGGCGGATGCCCCTCTCGGATTTCCCCTGGTGGCACGCTTTGAGCACCATGGTATCCGCCGCCGACCACACGGCAACTACTTGATTTTCTATCGCATCGACGCTGAACGAGTGAATGTCGTCCATATACTCCATGGCTCTATGGAGTATACCCACCTGCTCTTCGAGGAATAG